The uncultured Hyphomonas sp. genome includes a region encoding these proteins:
- a CDS encoding pentapeptide repeat-containing protein, with amino-acid sequence MNRVLLSLATLASATAFAAAAQEQSQPSQPVAWAPSYVGSCGGCNLTGRNLTGWTLSGANYREANLEFAYMRGTQAKETNFEGIRATGADMRAAVLTSAKLSGAILVNARLQAIQASGAEFKQSVLVGTNLQRAMLVGANFAAANLATASLEGADFSGANLTGADLSGTVMMSAVFNGANLTMSKFDGANVQGASFKDARFVDANLTGLIGWLDADFEGACASQATLLPSGMHMPDCEQD; translated from the coding sequence ATGAACCGAGTTTTGCTCAGCCTTGCGACGCTTGCCTCTGCGACCGCTTTTGCTGCGGCCGCACAAGAGCAGTCGCAGCCGAGCCAGCCGGTCGCCTGGGCACCGAGCTATGTCGGCTCATGCGGCGGCTGCAACCTGACGGGCCGGAACCTGACAGGATGGACACTCAGCGGCGCCAATTACCGAGAAGCGAACCTCGAATTCGCTTACATGCGTGGCACGCAGGCCAAAGAAACCAATTTCGAAGGTATCCGCGCGACCGGCGCCGACATGCGAGCGGCCGTGCTAACATCGGCGAAACTGTCAGGCGCAATTCTGGTGAACGCACGTCTGCAGGCGATCCAGGCGTCTGGCGCGGAATTCAAGCAGAGCGTCCTTGTCGGCACCAACCTTCAGCGAGCCATGTTGGTCGGCGCGAATTTCGCGGCAGCCAATCTGGCGACGGCCTCCCTGGAGGGGGCTGACTTTTCCGGTGCCAACCTGACCGGCGCAGACCTCAGCGGCACCGTCATGATGTCCGCCGTTTTCAATGGCGCGAACCTGACCATGTCGAAATTCGATGGCGCCAATGTCCAGGGTGCATCGTTCAAGGATGCGCGCTTCGTCGATGCCAATCTGACCGGCCTGATCGGCTGGCTCGACGCTGATTTCGAAGGCGCGTGCGCTTCGCAGGCCACGCTCCTTCCCAGCGGCATGCACATGCCGGACTGCGAACAGGACTGA
- the aspS gene encoding aspartate--tRNA ligase: MHAYRTHTCGELRKSHVGETVKLSGWLHRRREHAGALFIDLRDHYGLTQVVVYPNASFYEEAKRATAESVLTVTGKLIARDAEAVNAELPTGEVELPAETLIIESAAEKLPLPVFAEPDYPEDIRLKHRYLDLRRETLHKNMTLRSNVITSLRRRMVEQGFTEYQTPILTASSPEGARDFLVPSRLHPGEFYALPQAPQQFKQLLMVSGFDRYFQIAPCFRDEDARADRSPGEFYQLDIEMSFVTQDDVFNAIEPVMRGVFEEFADWDSKGRTVPTEPFPHIPYAEAMSKYGSDKPDLRNPLELADVTEFFVDEEKTGFGIFAKIIKGGGKVIAIPAPKAAAEKSRKFFDDMDKWAKKEMQAPGLGYARLKDSDAGGVDSQDPALKGFEPDHLAALLEKMGLGAGDGVFFSAGKKGDAYKLAGAARNKIGEALELIEQGVFRFCWIVDFPMFEWDEDNNKVDFSHNPFSMPQGGMEALEAATTDEEILDIKAFQYDIVCNGIELSSGAIRNHRPELMLKAFAMAGYGPEVVEAEFGGMLNAFRHGAPPHGGIAPGVDRIVMLLADAENIRDVTLFPMNGQARDLMMGAPSPVDDRQLRELNIRLAPQVKS, translated from the coding sequence ATGCACGCCTATCGCACCCATACCTGCGGGGAGCTCCGCAAGAGCCATGTGGGAGAAACCGTCAAGCTGTCCGGCTGGCTGCATCGCCGCCGTGAACATGCTGGCGCCCTGTTTATCGACCTGCGCGATCACTATGGTCTGACGCAGGTCGTGGTCTATCCGAACGCTTCTTTTTATGAGGAAGCCAAGCGAGCGACGGCAGAAAGCGTCCTGACGGTCACCGGCAAGCTCATCGCCCGGGATGCCGAGGCGGTAAATGCCGAGCTGCCGACGGGCGAGGTCGAACTCCCGGCCGAGACGCTGATTATCGAAAGCGCTGCTGAAAAGCTGCCGCTTCCGGTGTTCGCGGAGCCGGACTATCCTGAAGACATTCGTCTGAAGCACCGGTATCTCGACCTTCGCCGGGAAACGCTCCACAAGAACATGACGCTTCGGAGCAACGTGATCACGAGCCTGCGCCGCCGCATGGTCGAGCAGGGCTTTACCGAATACCAGACCCCCATCCTGACGGCCTCCAGCCCGGAAGGTGCGCGTGACTTTCTGGTACCGTCCCGCCTGCATCCTGGCGAATTCTATGCGCTCCCGCAGGCGCCGCAGCAGTTCAAGCAGCTGCTCATGGTGTCCGGCTTTGACCGCTACTTCCAGATTGCGCCTTGCTTCCGTGATGAGGATGCACGCGCCGACCGTTCGCCGGGTGAATTCTACCAGCTCGATATCGAAATGAGCTTTGTGACACAGGACGACGTGTTCAACGCGATCGAGCCGGTGATGCGCGGTGTGTTCGAGGAGTTTGCGGATTGGGACAGCAAAGGCCGGACTGTGCCGACCGAACCGTTCCCGCACATCCCGTACGCGGAGGCAATGTCGAAGTATGGGTCCGACAAGCCGGACCTGCGCAACCCGCTGGAACTGGCCGATGTGACGGAATTCTTCGTCGACGAAGAGAAGACAGGCTTCGGCATCTTCGCGAAGATCATCAAGGGCGGTGGCAAGGTCATCGCCATCCCCGCGCCCAAAGCTGCTGCCGAGAAGTCCCGCAAGTTCTTCGACGACATGGACAAATGGGCGAAGAAGGAAATGCAGGCGCCGGGCCTGGGCTACGCCCGTCTGAAGGATTCCGATGCTGGGGGTGTCGACAGTCAGGATCCGGCCCTGAAAGGGTTTGAGCCGGATCACCTGGCCGCTCTGCTCGAAAAAATGGGGCTGGGCGCAGGAGACGGCGTCTTCTTCTCTGCCGGCAAGAAAGGCGATGCCTACAAGCTCGCCGGGGCTGCCCGGAACAAGATCGGCGAAGCGCTGGAACTGATCGAGCAGGGCGTCTTCCGCTTCTGCTGGATCGTCGACTTCCCGATGTTCGAATGGGATGAAGACAACAACAAGGTCGACTTCAGCCATAACCCGTTCTCGATGCCGCAAGGCGGTATGGAAGCGCTGGAAGCTGCCACCACGGATGAAGAAATCCTCGACATCAAGGCGTTCCAGTACGACATCGTCTGCAACGGGATCGAACTTTCCTCCGGTGCCATCCGGAACCACCGCCCGGAGCTGATGCTGAAAGCATTCGCGATGGCTGGTTATGGCCCGGAAGTGGTGGAGGCCGAGTTTGGTGGCATGCTGAACGCCTTCCGCCATGGCGCACCGCCACACGGCGGGATCGCTCCGGGGGTGGACCGCATCGTGATGCTGCTCGCAGATGCCGAGAACATTCGTGACGTGACCTTGTTCCCGATGAATGGGCAGGCCCGTGACCTCATGATGGGAGCTCCGAGCCCGGTGGACGATCGCCAGCTGCGTGAACTCAACATCCGGCTTGCGCCGCAAGTGAAATCCTGA
- the rnd gene encoding ribonuclease D has translation MTDNTLTPITEQSALEDFCGKLAESDFICVDTEFHRETTYWPELCLVQASAPGVEGLIDPLAEDLDIGPFLNLIAADNRVKVFHAARQDIEIFNRLIGHPPGPIFDTQVAAMALGYGDSISYDNLVQRVLRRQIDKSSQFTDWMRRPLSQKQLVYALGDVTHLRDAYQIMREKLESSGRLPWVQEEMADLEDPAKYDTDPDKAWQRLKLRNQKKDYAALIVAVAAWREQLAQELDKPRRRILKDDAIQEIASQKPRSENDYNQLRAVPNGFIRSKHGQGLMDAVQAALDSPGDFAPELEPRRQNAQIPAGAPELLKVLLKHVSEENDVVPRLIANAADIDRIARGETSDDIAAMNGWRYEMFGRKAQALLSGKLAVSFEGGQVRLFDV, from the coding sequence ATGACTGACAACACCCTGACTCCCATTACTGAGCAGTCGGCCCTTGAAGATTTCTGCGGGAAACTGGCCGAAAGCGATTTTATCTGCGTCGATACCGAGTTTCATCGGGAAACGACCTATTGGCCGGAGCTGTGCCTGGTACAGGCGTCTGCGCCCGGTGTCGAAGGCCTGATCGACCCTCTGGCCGAAGACCTCGATATCGGCCCGTTCCTGAACCTGATCGCTGCCGACAATCGCGTGAAAGTCTTTCATGCGGCCCGTCAGGACATCGAGATCTTCAACCGGCTGATCGGCCATCCGCCCGGCCCGATTTTTGATACGCAGGTCGCCGCCATGGCGCTCGGCTATGGCGACTCGATCTCCTACGACAATCTGGTCCAGCGGGTCCTGAGGCGTCAGATCGACAAATCGAGCCAGTTTACCGACTGGATGCGCCGTCCGCTGTCCCAGAAGCAGCTGGTTTACGCGCTTGGCGATGTCACGCACCTCCGGGATGCCTACCAGATCATGCGGGAAAAGCTCGAATCGAGCGGGCGCCTGCCCTGGGTGCAGGAGGAAATGGCGGATCTGGAAGATCCGGCCAAATACGACACCGATCCCGATAAAGCCTGGCAACGCCTGAAGCTGCGTAACCAGAAAAAGGACTATGCCGCCCTGATCGTCGCGGTGGCCGCCTGGCGTGAGCAGCTGGCCCAGGAACTCGACAAGCCCCGGCGCCGGATCCTGAAGGACGACGCGATCCAGGAAATCGCCAGCCAGAAACCCCGCAGCGAGAATGACTACAATCAGCTCAGAGCGGTCCCGAACGGTTTCATTCGGTCCAAGCACGGCCAGGGGCTGATGGATGCCGTTCAGGCGGCGCTGGATAGCCCCGGCGATTTCGCACCCGAACTGGAGCCTCGCCGCCAGAACGCACAAATCCCTGCCGGAGCGCCGGAACTCCTGAAAGTCCTGCTGAAGCACGTCTCGGAAGAGAATGACGTCGTTCCACGCCTGATCGCCAATGCTGCAGACATAGACCGTATTGCCCGTGGTGAAACCTCTGACGATATCGCGGCGATGAATGGCTGGCGCTACGAGATGTTCGGACGCAAGGCGCAGGCCCTGCTTTCGGGAAAGCTGGCCGTTTCGTTCGAAGGCGGCCAGGTGCGCCTGTTCGACGTCTGA